A part of Kitasatospora acidiphila genomic DNA contains:
- a CDS encoding PHP domain-containing protein gives MDPVEALERIAFLLEREQASTYRVQAFRNAADVVRNRSELPRTAAGLAALPGVGPVTAAVIAEALAGQTPEYLAEAEARADEALPPLTGAAAELRAALRGDCHLHSSWSDGGSPIEVMARTAKELGHDWAVLTDHSPRLTVASGLSPERLREQLHVVAEVNRQLAPFRLLTGIECDILEDGSLDQEDELLAELDVVVASAHSKLRMASVPMTRRLLAAVRNPLVDVLGHCTGRLLGPERGGGRSVRGGGKGRPESSFDAAQVFAACVEHGTAVEINSRPERLDPPMRLLREAEQAGCLFALDTDAHAPGQLAWQDYGCERAAEAGVPAARVITTWTVDRLLDWTRDQQDR, from the coding sequence ATGGATCCTGTCGAGGCCCTGGAGCGGATCGCCTTCCTGCTGGAGCGGGAGCAGGCCTCCACGTACCGGGTTCAGGCGTTCCGCAACGCCGCCGACGTGGTGCGCAACCGGTCCGAGCTGCCCCGGACGGCCGCCGGGCTGGCCGCGCTGCCGGGAGTCGGCCCGGTGACCGCCGCGGTGATCGCCGAGGCACTGGCCGGGCAGACCCCGGAGTACCTGGCCGAGGCCGAGGCGCGGGCCGACGAGGCACTGCCGCCGCTCACCGGGGCGGCCGCCGAGCTGCGGGCCGCGTTGCGCGGCGACTGCCATCTGCACTCGAGCTGGTCGGACGGCGGCAGCCCGATTGAGGTGATGGCCCGCACCGCAAAGGAGTTGGGCCATGACTGGGCTGTGCTGACCGACCACTCGCCGCGCCTGACCGTGGCCAGCGGGCTGAGCCCGGAGCGGCTGCGCGAGCAACTGCACGTGGTCGCCGAGGTGAACCGGCAGCTGGCGCCGTTCCGGCTGCTCACCGGGATCGAGTGCGACATCCTGGAGGACGGCTCGCTGGACCAGGAGGACGAGCTGCTGGCCGAGTTGGACGTGGTGGTGGCCTCGGCCCACTCCAAGCTGCGGATGGCCTCGGTGCCGATGACCCGCCGGCTGCTGGCCGCGGTGCGCAATCCGCTGGTCGATGTGCTGGGCCACTGCACCGGACGGCTGCTCGGCCCGGAGCGGGGCGGTGGGCGCAGTGTGCGGGGCGGTGGCAAGGGGCGGCCCGAGTCGAGCTTCGACGCGGCGCAGGTGTTCGCCGCCTGTGTCGAGCACGGCACCGCCGTGGAGATCAACTCCCGTCCGGAGCGCCTGGATCCGCCGATGCGCCTGCTGCGCGAGGCGGAACAGGCCGGCTGCCTCTTCGCCTTGGACACCGACGCCCATGCGCCGGGCCAACTCGCCTGGCAGGACTACGGTTGCGAGCGGGCCGCCGAGGCCGGCGTGCCGGCGGCGCGGGTGATCACCACCTGGACGGTGGATCGGCTGCTGGACTGGACTCGTGACCAACAGGACCGGTGA